In the genome of Carnobacterium pleistocenium FTR1, one region contains:
- a CDS encoding inositol monophosphatase family protein: MNQVIERDQLIKKWIYAAAAIIKESFNDKLDIERKSNRNDLVTNMDKTIEKQFIEKIHQFFPGEHILGEEGFGDDINHLDGVVWIIDPIDGTLNFIKQQSDFAIMIAIYENGKGQLGYIYDVMQDKLYSAQVGKGAYCNDVLLPIIEDKPLKEGLVAISSALMSKEEGLARTVGRASSGVRLIGSAGIETAHVASGRLIGYLAAYLAPWDIAAGKVIAEEVGLVYTKLNGEKIDLLQKNPTLVAPPTAHKEISALLKTGKK; encoded by the coding sequence TTGAATCAGGTTATAGAAAGAGACCAATTAATAAAAAAATGGATTTATGCTGCTGCGGCAATAATAAAAGAATCATTCAATGATAAATTAGATATCGAGCGAAAATCAAATCGAAACGATTTAGTTACAAACATGGATAAAACTATCGAGAAACAATTTATCGAAAAGATCCATCAGTTCTTTCCTGGAGAACATATCTTAGGAGAAGAAGGATTCGGAGATGATATTAATCATCTAGATGGCGTTGTATGGATCATAGACCCCATTGATGGAACCTTAAATTTCATCAAACAACAATCTGATTTTGCTATTATGATAGCTATTTACGAAAATGGAAAAGGTCAATTAGGATATATTTATGATGTGATGCAAGATAAATTGTATTCTGCTCAAGTTGGTAAAGGAGCATATTGCAATGATGTCCTGCTCCCTATTATTGAAGACAAGCCTTTAAAAGAAGGCCTAGTAGCTATTAGTAGTGCTCTGATGTCAAAAGAAGAAGGTTTAGCCAGAACGGTTGGTAGAGCGAGTTCTGGTGTTCGTTTAATCGGTTCAGCAGGTATCGAAACAGCTCATGTGGCTTCAGGAAGATTAATCGGATATTTGGCAGCATATTTAGCCCCTTGGGATATTGCTGCGGGCAAAGTAATTGCTGAAGAGGTTGGCTTAGTTTATACAAAGCTAAACGGTGAGAAGATTGATTTGCTGCAAAAAAACCCTACTCTTGTTGCTCCTCCTACAGCGCATAAAGAAATTAGTGCACTATTGAAGACTGGAAAAAAATAG
- a CDS encoding UPF0223 family protein, which yields MEKNYSYPIDYEWTKEQMEDVVNIWRMVELAYEKEIDREEFLVKYSKFKKVIPAIGEEKRWGNKFQALSNYSLYQVVKEAKTTTKKKIHLIER from the coding sequence ATGGAAAAAAATTATAGTTATCCAATTGATTATGAATGGACAAAGGAACAAATGGAAGATGTAGTAAATATTTGGCGAATGGTAGAATTAGCTTACGAAAAAGAAATCGATCGTGAAGAATTTTTAGTGAAGTATAGCAAATTTAAAAAGGTTATTCCTGCTATTGGTGAAGAAAAAAGATGGGGAAACAAATTTCAAGCTCTCTCAAACTATTCTTTGTATCAGGTAGTAAAAGAAGCAAAAACAACGACTAAAAAGAAAATCCACCTAATCGAAAGGTAA